Proteins encoded together in one Lathyrus oleraceus cultivar Zhongwan6 chromosome 5, CAAS_Psat_ZW6_1.0, whole genome shotgun sequence window:
- the LOC127081018 gene encoding non-specific lipid-transfer protein 1: protein MTTRLDAIVQIDDVSCSEAISSLLPCLVFLKGSLPPTPSVECCTGATNLFNKANTTPIKRSVCQCLKDVSTKFAVKPDRAAQLPQLCHIQLSFPISSSIDCTKIQ, encoded by the exons ATGACGACAAGATTAGATGCAATTGTTCAAATTGATGATGTTTCGTGTTCAGAGGCAATTTCATCTCTGTTGCCATGTCTAGTTTTTTTAAAAGGTTCTCTTCCACCAACACCATCTGTTGAATGTTGCACTGGAGCTACTAATTTGTTCAATAAGGCTAACACAACTCCTATTAAGAGAAGTGTCTGCCAATGTCTCAAAGATGTTTCTACTAAATTTGCAGTTAAACCAGACAGGGCTGCTCAACTTCCACAACTCTGTCACATTCAATTGTCTTTTCCAATTAGTTCTTCTATTGATTGCACCAA GATTCAATAA